In Erigeron canadensis isolate Cc75 chromosome 6, C_canadensis_v1, whole genome shotgun sequence, the following are encoded in one genomic region:
- the LOC122605679 gene encoding uncharacterized protein LOC122605679 has product MGASESVQLAADDDEEEEEEDEQHQQLQTHTQNQQTNNIRHILSNNNNSSNENLMKKNVEQEPELLPCHASASPLSPQPSSFGTPRLPPSIKVWDPCHVLSPPPQFSDVMFDDYANNRIEVYLICEGECDVNLRPDLVSGRCPEALLTVNGRRQARALAVFLKSQGIGFNAVYCSPLDRARSTALPICQEMNFSEHLIQSSDALQEMSHGLWEGCLRSDVYTPEILTLKERLQPDFCPPSGESLRQVEFRMLQFLNGTLVSLPDKLQSSYSPTVEGPPWDLLQRPKQIFARKKSGKSRLQMVTTNGDLEADDEMSPRDPPNHHGGLNGRITSSPCFVASSCVGVFSHSVPIKCLLTGVLGCSPMMANKMCIDDSSVTVLQHSWKTGWQIKRLNDTSHLRLM; this is encoded by the exons ATGGGCGCTTCAGAATCCGTACAATTAGCagcagatgatgatgaagaagaagaagaagaagacgaacAACACCAACAactacaaacacacacacaaaaccaACAGACAAACAACATCCGACATATCCttagcaacaacaacaatagtAGCAACgaaaatttaatgaaaaaaaacgTTGAACAGGAACCAGAGCTACTGCCATGTCACGCATCCGCATCACCATTATCACCACAACCATCATCATTTGGCACACCCAGGTTACCCCCATCAATCAAGGTGTGGGACCCATGCCATGTTTTGTCCCCACCTCCCCAATTCAGTGACGTCATGTTTGATGATTATGCTAATAATAGGATTGAGGTATATTTGATATGTGAAGGTGAATGTGATGTGAATTTAAGGCCTGATTTGGTATCTGGGAGATGCCCAGAAGCTCTTTTGACTGTGAATGGGAGAAGGCAAGCGAGAGCTCTGGCTGTGTTTTTGAAATCTCAAGGGATTGGGTTTAACGCGGTTTATTGTTCTCCGTTGGATCGTGCTCGATCCACTGCCCTTCCCATTTGTCAG GAGATGAATTTCTCAGAACACTTGATACAGTCATCAGATGCGTTACAGGAGATGAGTCATGGACTGTGGGAAGGCTGCCTGCGTTCCGATGTATACACCCCTGAAATATTAACTTTAAAGGAAAGACTCCAACCTGATTTCTGTCCACCTTCCGGAGAATCTCTCCGCCAAGTGGAATTCCGAATGCTCCAATTCTTAAATGGAACACTCGTGTCTTTGCCAGATAAGCTTCAATCTAGTTATTCACCCACGGTAGAGGGACCTCCATGGGATCTGTTGCAAAGACCCAAACAAATATTTGCAAGAAAGAAATCTGGTAAAAGCAGATTACAAATGGTGACGACAAACGGAGATCTTGAAGCAGATGATGAAATGTCTCCACGGGACCCACCTAACCATCATGGTGGGCTTAATGGCAGAATCACCAGTAGTCCATGTTTTGTAGCATCTTCGTGCGTAGGTGTGTTTAGTCACTCGGTACCTATTAAATGTCTGTTGACTGGTGTTCTTGGCTGCAGCCCTATGATGGCGAACAAGATGTGCATAGATGATTCGTCTGTGACGGTATTGCAACATTCTTGGAAAACGGGTTGGCAGATTAAAAGATTAAATGATACTTCCCACCTTAGACTTATGTAG
- the LOC122605352 gene encoding mediator-associated protein 2 — protein sequence MGEASQSGEKKAAADFQEDSRAPLIELNSTDSTELWLIQWPKDQVPNFDGQQIPLDLLRDKGKLGSFEVSSGKSYDVVSHAADEPATVFLSSAGDSKIVGKITRRVSFVHYLEPSEVPKDDTKKLKQLHERSAATSLTNSVYTYSTPAKSRRPGPSSGRASTHSSGHKSSISEEKPRSKHSKRRSSQVDSGGHSEEKKEKKRKKDVA from the exons ATGGGCGAAGCCAGCCAATCAGGAGAAAAGAAAGCTGCAGCAGACTTTCAAGAGGATTCAAGAGCCCCTTTAATCGAACTAAATTCCACAGATTCTACTGAGTTGTGGCTCATACAATGGCCTAAAGATCAA GTTCCTAATTTCGATGGGCAGCAGATACCGTTGGATCTTCTCCGTGATAAGGGGAAGCTGGGATCTTTTGAAGTTTCATCTG GGAAGTCGTATGATGTTGTCAGTCATGCAGCAGATGAACCAGCCACGGTGTTTCTATCTTCTGCAGGGGATTCGAAAATAG TTGGTAAGATCACAAGGCGGGTTTCTTTTGTTCATTATTTGGAGCCCAGTGAAGTTCCGAAAGATGATACCAAGAAGCTAAAGCAGCTTCATGAAAGGTCTGCTGCAACTTCATTGACAAATTCTGTTTATACCTATTCAACTCCTGCAAAGAGTAGAAGACCAGGACCATCAAGTGGCAGAGCCTCTACTCATAGTAGCGGGCATAAAAGCTCAATATCTGAAGAAAAACCCCGATCCAAGCATTCAAAGCGTAGGTCTAGTCAGGTGGACTCGGGAGGACATTCTgaagagaagaaagaaaagaagagaaagaaagatgtTGCTTAA
- the LOC122603751 gene encoding aspartokinase 2, chloroplastic-like: protein MATSTHMYGIKASYCFSKLTKSLCSRAQFSVGSLVEMCGEMRVMSVNNGKGTRVVCDARKNDVLVQSEPKMQGLEATSNQLSCVMKFGGSSVASADRMKEVAELILSFPEENPVIVLSAMGKTTNKLILAGEKAASCVSTVSEIEELSFVKELHNRTVDELGLDKSLITDHLEKLERLLNGIEVLKDMTPRARDYLVSFGECMSTRIFAAYLNKIGVKARQYDAFDIGFITTDDFTNADILEATYPAVANRLHGDWISDPAIPIVTGFLGKGWRTCAVTTLGRGGSDLTATTIGKGLGLREIQVWKDVDGVLTCDPNIYQGAQPVPYLTFDEAAELAYFGAQVLHPQSMRPAREGDIPVRVKNSYNRKAPGTLITKSRDMSKAILTSIVLKRNVTMLDIVSTRMLGQFGFLAKVFSTFEDLGISVDVVATSEVSISLTLDPSKFWSRELIQQELDNVVEELEKIAKVNLLQHRSIISLIGNVQRSSLILEKVFHVLRKNGVNVQMISQGASKVNISLIVNDSESEKCVKALHEAFFESDLADVVFENGSHHQV, encoded by the exons ATGGCAACATCCACACACATGTATGGAATCAAGGCCTCTTATTGCTTTTCAAAACTGACCAAATCTTTGTGTTCACGGGCGCAATTTAGTGTTGGCTCGCTTGTTGAAATGTGCGGAGAGATGAGGGTTATGTCTGTAAACAATGGAAAAGGTACGCGGGTCGTCTGTGATGCGAGAAAGAATGATGTTTTGGTACAAAGTGAACCCAAAATGCAAGGTTTAGAAGCGACGAGTAACCAATTATCGTGTGTGATGAAATTTGGTGGATCATCGGTAGCGTCTGCAGATAGGATGAAAGAAGTAGCTGAGCTTATTCTCAGCTTTCCGGAAGAGAATCCCGTGATTGTTCTGTCTGCTATGGGCAAAACTACTAACAAACTTATACTG GCTGGAGAAAAGGCTGCAAGCTGTGTTTCTACTGTGTCTGAGATCGAGGAGCTGAGTTTCGTGAAAGAACTGCATAACAG GACAGTGGATGAGCTTGGATTAGACAAATCACTCATTACAG ACCACCTAGAAAAGTTAGAGAGACTTCTGAACGGGATTGAGGTACTTAAAGATATGACTCCACGTGCAAGAGATTATCTAGTCTCATTTGGAGAGTGCATGTCCACAAGAATATTTGCAGCGTACTTGAATAAGATCGGTGTCAAGGCTCGCCAA TATGATGCATTTGATATTGGTTTTATAACAACAGATGACTTTACTAATGCGGATATACTCGAAGCTACTTATCCAGCTGTGGCAAACAGACTTCATGGTGATTGGATAAGTGATCCTGCTATCCCTATTGTTACTGGCTTCCTTGGAAAG GGTTGGAGAACTTGTGCAGTGACTACATTGGGCCGAGGTGGTAGTGATTTGACAGCCACAACCATTGGTAAAGGATTGGGCTTGCGAGAAATTCAG GTTTGGAAAGATGTGGACGGCGTTTTGACTTGTGACCCTAACATATATCAAGGTGCACAACCTGTGCCATATTTAACATTTGATGAAGCTGCTGAACTTGCATATTTTGGTGCTCAG GTGCTGCATCCACAGTCTATGAGGCCTGCAAGAGAAGGTGATATACCTGTTAGGGTTAAAAATTCTTACAACCGTAAAGCTCCAGGTACTCTAATCACTAAATCAAGGGATATGTCAAAG GCAATACTGACTAGCATTGTTTTGAAGCGTAATGTAACCATGTTGGACATTGTTAGTACTCGCATGCTTGGGCAGTTTGGGTTCCTGGCCAAG GTATTTTCCACTTTTGAAGATTTGGGTATATCGGTGGATGTTGTAGCTACTAGTGAAGTTAGCATTTCCTTGACGCTGGATCCTTCCAAGTTTTGGAGCCGGGAATTGATTCAGCAG GAACTTGATAATGTTGTGGAAGAACTTGAAAAAATTGCTAAAGTGAATCTCCTACAGCACCGATCAATCATTTCACTGATTGGGAATGTTCAGAGGTCATCACTAATATTGGAGAAG GTGTTTCATGTTCTTCGCAAAAATGGAGTCAATGTTCAGATGATATCTCAAGGAGCATCCAAG GTGAATATATCATTGATTGTTAATGACAGTGAATCAGAAAAATGTGTGAAGGCTCTTCATGAGGCTTTCTTTGAAAGTGATCTGGCTGACGTAGTCTTTGAAAATGGTTCACACCACCAAGTATAG
- the LOC122604012 gene encoding nucleolar protein 58 has protein sequence MACTIDFRRLDEGFGGKTFKRKRAEQQLEIDAAMEIETEPEIDTQSSAKRQAVSSAEDPNRPIFGKPTYDGVIAGRVSGRKWKEPRTKRSSAVRVSLKKSTFEERAKNKEVKKAYKERMTELKEEIRKNKVEKREKKKEREKRKEENILKSGMKLQKITNPKTLKKIAQSKNKKKLLKVVPDTLIKK, from the coding sequence ATGGCGTGCACAATCGATTTCCGTCGCTTAGATGAAGGATTCGGCGGCAAGACCTTCAAGCGCAAGCGCGCCGAACAACAGCTCGAAATCGATGCCGCCATGGAAATCGAAACCGAACCAGAAATCGACACTCAATCTTCAGCAAAACGACAAGCGGTTTCATCAGCAGAAGATCCTAACCGTCCGATCTTCGGAAAACCGACATACGACGGCGTAATCGCCGGAAGAGTGTCAGGACGGAAGTGGAAGGAACCGAGAACGAAACGATCGTCGGCGGTTAGAGTTAGTTTGAAGAAATCGACGTTTGAAGAAAGAGCGAAAAATAAGGAGGTGAAAAAAGCGTACAAGGAGAGAATGACGGAATTGAAAGAAGAAATAAGGAAGAATAAAGTGGAGAAAAGAGAGAAGAagaaggagagagagaaaaggaagGAGGAGAATATATTAAAGAGTGGAATGAAGTTGCAGAAGATTACGAATCCGaaaactttgaagaagattgcGCAGTCTAAGAATAAGAAGAAGCTTTTGAAAGTTGTTCCTGATACTTTGATTAAGAAATAG
- the LOC122603445 gene encoding sialyltransferase-like protein 1, with the protein MTRHLKPSSLTTSTRRPTFIHLICAATIFSLVVFATQSYIFTRPDTKTLNTQDVRILSDFQSDIQQCVANRGFGLTAHVIDHCKLVLKFPEGTNSTWLNPQFKTYEPLEYTYDICEAILLWEQYRNMTTVLTREYLDARPDGWMDYAAKRIAQLGAKDCSNRSLCEEHLNPVLPAKPPFHPRQFHKCAVVGNSGDLLKTEFGEEIDSHDAVIRDNEAPVNEKYAKHVGLKRDFRLGVRGTARNMVTILNGSDTEVLVIKSVTHRDFNKMIDTIPNPVYLFQGIVLRRGAKGTGMKSVELALSMCDIVDIYGFTVDPGYTEWTRYFSEPRKGHNPLQGRAYYQLLECLGVIRIHSPMRAKRAQDWSDVPSREKIGSAHAAATRLKRRQEGAYDKVGQFGNCKVWGNAGPYGSGPVSGSKDMSDTRRNSNYNKWEVMPFKSLRREAQEHYNQMEGVSLYKMDGNKLDDLVCVKHPLSSEA; encoded by the exons ATGACCAGACATCTGAAACCCTCATCATTAACAACTTCAACAAGAAGACCAACATTTATTCATCTCATTTGTGCTGCCACTATATTCTCTCTTGTTGTTTTCGCCACTCAATCTTATATATTTACTC GTCCTGATACCAAAACCTTAAATACACAAGATGTCCGTATCTTATCCGATTTCCAATCCGATATTCAGCAATGCGTG GCAAATAGAGGATTTGGACTAACTGCACATGTAATTGATCACTGCAAGTTGGTTCTTAAGTTTCCTGAAGGGACTAATAGCACCTGG TTAAATCCACAGTTTAAGACTTATGAGCCGTTAGAATACACGTATGATATTTGTGAGGCAATTCTGCTTTGGGAACAG TACCGTAACATGACCACGGTTTTGACTAGAGAATATTTAGATGCACGGCCTGATGGCTGGATGGACTATGCAGCCAAAAGAATAGCACAACT AGGTGCTAAGGATTGCAGCAATCGGTCGCTTTGTGAGGAGCACCTTAATCCAGTTTTGCCAGCCAAACCACCATTTCACCCTCGTCAGTTTCACAAGTGTGCTGTTGTTGGAAACTCAGGTGATCTGCTAAAGACTGAATTTGGTGAAGAAATTGACAGTCATGATGCAGTTATAAGAGACAATGAGGCACCTGTCAACGAG AAATATGCAAAGCATGTTGGTTTGAAGAGGGATTTTCGTCTCGGAGTTAGGGGAACTGCTCGTAACATGGTCACCATCCTCAATGGATCAG ATACCGAggtgcttgttatcaaaagtgTGACACACAGAGACTTTAACAAGATGATCGAT ACGATTCCAAATCCAGTCTATCTCTTCCAGGGTATTGTATTACGCAGAGGTGCCAAAGGAACTGGGATGAAATCAGTTGAGTTGGCGCTTTCTATGTGTGATATTGTTGACATATATGGTTTCACTGTCGATCCTGGGTACACTGAATG GACCAGATACTTCTCTGAACCACGGAAAGGTCACAATCCACTTCAAGGAAGAGCGTATTACCAACTCCTAGAATGCCTCGGT GTCATTAGGATACACTCTCCTATGAGAGCAAAAAGGGCACAAGATTGGTCTGATGTACCAAGTCGTGAGAAGATAGGCAGTGCTCATGCAGCTGCCACACGCCTAAAGAGAAGGCAAGAAGGAGCTTATGATAAAGTAGGACAATTTGGCAACTGTAAGGTATGGGGCAATGCAGGTCCCTATGGTAGTGGACCTGTATCAGGGTCTAAAGATATGAGTGACACAAGGAGGAATTCGAATTACAATAAATGGGAAGTTATGCCTTTTAAGAGCCTTAGGCGAGAAGCGCAAGAACATTATAACCAGATGGAAGGTGTGTCACTGTATAAAATGGATGGTAACAAATTAGACGATCTAGTGTGCGTTAAACATCCCTTAAGTTCTGAAGCATAG
- the LOC122605685 gene encoding uncharacterized protein LOC122605685, with translation MGSASNSSKKDVIRLEREAVIPILKPRLVMSLANLIEHSSDRAEFLKLCKRVEYTIRAWYLLQFEDLMQLYSLFDPVHGARKLEQQNLSEQEVDVLEQNFLSYMFKVMEKSNFKIVSDEEIDVAHSGQYLLNLPITVDESKIDKNLLKRYFEDHRHDNLPDFADKYIIFRRGIGIDRTTDLFIMEKLDMIISRLWGWIMRITRLGKLFSRKTSVRIKKDPKKVDDITNEEFPDDLYVERIRIENLEISLRKLASKITIQEPTFDRIIVVYRQASTKGKKERGIHVKHFRNIPMADMELVLPEKKNPSLTPMDWVKFLISAVLGLVAVVGSVETPQADFWVMFAVLSAVVGYCAKTYFTFQANMAAYQNLITQSMYDKQLDSGKGTLLHLCDDVIQQEVKEVIISFFILMEQGKATLEDLDLQCEELIKEEFGADCNFDVDDAVHKLEKMGIVARDSIGRYYCVGLKRANEIIGTTTEELVLKASQEHGGS, from the exons atggGAAGCGCCAGTAACAGCAGTAAAAAAGACGTGATTCGATTGGAGCGTGAAGCTGTCATTCCTATTTTAAAGCCCAGACTCGTTATGAGTCTGGCCAATCTTATAg AACACAGCTCTGACCGAGCAGAGTTCTTGAAGCTCTGCAAGAGGGTTGAGTACACCATTCGAGCATGGTATCTTCTTCAGTTTGAAGATCTCATG CAACTTTATTCACTCTTCGATCCTGTACATGGGGCTCGGAAATTGGAGCAGCAAAACCTATCAGAACAAGAAGTTGATGTTCTCGAACAGAATTTCTTGTCATACATGTTCAAG GTGATGGAGAAGAGTAATTTCAAGATTGTTTCTGATGAGGAGATTGATGTTGCACATTCAGGacaatatttattaaatctTCCTATCACAGTGGATGAATCAAAG ATCGATAAGAATCTTTTGAAGCGGTACTTTGAAGATCATCGTCATGACAACCTGCCCGACTTTGCTGATAAG TATATAATATTCAGAAGAGGCATTGGAATTGATCGGACTACTGATCTATTTATTATGGAGAAGTTGGACATGATTATATCACGGCTATGGGGATGGATTATGAGAATAACAAG GTTAGGAAAGCTTTTTTCTAGAAAAACCAGTGTGCGAATTAAGAAAGACCCAAAGAAAGTTGATGATATTACAAATGAAGAATTTCCGGATGATCTGTATGTTGAGCGGATCCGGATTGAGAACTTGGAGATAAG TCTAAGGAAGTTGGCGAGTAAGATCACAATCCAAGAACCTACATTTGATAGGATAATTGTTGTGTACAG ACAGGCAAGCACCAAGGGAAAGAAGGAGCGGGGAATCCACGTGAAGCATTTCAGAAACATCCCAATGGCTGATATGGAATTAGTCCTA CCAGAGAAGAAAAATCCAAGTTTAACTCCAATGGACTGGGTGAAATTCCTCATTTCTGCTGTACTTGGGCTG GTTGCTGTTGTCGGGTCTGTTGAGACACCTCAAGCTGATTTTTGGGTCATGTTTGCCGTGCTCTCTGCAGTTGTTGGTTATTGTGCTAAAACATACTTCAC TTTTCAGGCAAATATGGCTGCTTATCAAAACCTAATTACACAATCCATGTATGACAAACAACTGGATAGTGGAAAGGGCACTCTTCTTCATTTGTGTGATGACGTGATTCAACAAGAA GTAAAAGAGGTGATTATCTCTTTCTTTATATTGATGGAACAAGGCAAAGCAACGTTAGAG GATCTTGATCTGCAATGTGAGGAACTAATCAAAGAGGAGTTTGGGGCAGACTGCAACTTTGATGTGGATGATGCAGTCCACAAGTTAGAAAAGATGGGCATTGTCGCTAGG GATTCAATTGGAAGGTATTACTGTGTTGGTCTCAAGCGTGCAAATGAGATTATTGGTACCACTACAGAAGAGTTGGTACTCAAGGCAAGCCAGGAGCATGGTGGTTCATGA